The genome window GGGCGCATCTGCCCGAACGAGTAGCCGAAGTCGCCCCGCAGGAAGGCGGTCAGCCACTTGAAATACTGCACGTGAAGCGGCCGATCGAGCCCGAAGTTGCGCCGCATCTGCTCGATCACTTCCGGCGCTACATTCGGGTTGAAGTACCGGGCGGTAGGGTCGCCCGGGGCCAGATTGATGATGAAGAAGATGAGGGTGAGGATTCCCAGCAGGAGCGGAATCGCCCCGACCAGCCGACGCAGAAGGTAAGCGATCACGGATCGTGGCTCCGGTGGTCGCGATCGGGTGAGACAGGGGTCATGAGCACCGTCGCAGCAGGGCTGGGCGTTTCGGTCGAAAAATGCTCCCGCGGGGCCGCTCTCGCACGGCGGGGAGCGGCCGCAAGGGACAGGCCAGGTTGAAGTTAGGTCTTACTCGGTCGTGTCCGTGGTGGCGGGCGCGAAGCCCCCGCGCTGCTGGTCCTCGGGAATCCACCACTCCCAGGCATTCTGGTAGGGACCGAAGGTGTTCACTTTCACCCCGCGAACCCGCTCGTTGATCCCGTTCACCTGGTCCATGTAGAAGAGCCAGGTGTAGGGCTGGTCCTCCACGAGCTTGGCGGCTGCCTGCTTCCAGTAGGGGATGGCCGCCTCCTCCGTCGGCTGCGCCAGTGCCAGCTCGAAGAGCCGCTGAGCCTCGGGGTTAGCATAGGAGACGATGTTGAACGGCGACTCCGGGCTCCACATCCCGGTGAGGTCAGCCGAGAGCGGCACGCCCCATCCGCCCAGCGCTGCCTCGTAATCCTCTCTCACCAGCGCGTCCATGAAGGTGTTGAACTCGAGGGAGCGGAGCTGAGCATCCACGCCGATCTGCCGCCACTGCTGCTGTACGATCTGTGAGACGTCGGCGCGACGCTGATTTCCCGAGTTGGTTACCAGCGTGAAACGGAACGGCTTACCGTCCTTCTCGACGATGCCATCGCCGTTGTTGTCCACCCATCCCTTGCGGGACAGGATCTCCCGTGCCTGATCGGGATCGTACGGGAGCAGCGGCGTCATCTGCGGATCATAGAGATCCGCGAAGATCGGAGGGTACGGCCCGCTGGCCCGGACCGCGAACTCCGTCATCTGCAGCGCCTCGAGGATCCCCTCGACGTTGATTGCCATTCCCAGCGCCCGTCGGATCTCCGGGTCGGCGAATGCCTCGAACGAGTTGGGGTTGTAGGCGATGTAGTCGTAGAATCGCTTCTCCTCCATTTCGAAGCGAATCTGCGGAGCCTGCTGGCGGAGCATAGGCACATGCTCGAAGCCCACCCCGTTCACCCAGTCAATGGTGCCGGTCTGCAGTTCCACGATCCGGGTCGTGGCGTCCGGAATCACACGGAAAACGATCTGGTCGAGATACCCGGCCGGCTGGAAGTGCGGATTGCGCGAGAGAACCACCTGCTGCCCTCGGGACCAGCTGGCGATCTGATAGGGTCCGCTGACCACCAGACCGCCGTTCTCCGGATTGCGAACGCTCGGGTGCGTCGCCAGCTCGGACGGCGGCACCGACTCGTACACATGCCGGGGGACGATGCCGTGCGTCGAGTGGAACAGCATCTCCGGATAGCGGCGCCGGAAGCGGAAAAGCACGGTGGAATCGTCCTCGGCCACCACTTCCTCGATGTGCTCCGTATAATCCTGGCGCGGAGACGCGACCATGGGGTCGCGGAGCATGTGGTAGGTAAAGACGACATCGTGCGCGGTGATGGGTGTGCCGTCCGACCAGCGCACATCCGACCGCATGTGGAAGCGGATGCCGGTTGAATCGGGTGCGACGTACTCGTAGGAGCGCGCCAGGGCCATGGGGCTCTCGTCCGCGGTGACGTACCGCACGCGACCGTCCGCCCACTCGCCTCGCAGCAGGCCCATGTACAACACATCCTGCAGGGTCGCGTCGAGGCCGCCCTGGGAAAGGGTGGCCAGCGGTTGAGCCATGTCGGAGTTCTGGGCGATGACGACCGTGCCGCCAGAGACCGGATCTCCATCCCCTCCGGAACCGCCACTCGCCGCATCCCTTCCACAACCGGCCCATATCAACAAGACCGTGGCGGCCAACAATCCCCTGGCGGTGCGTGGCATCGTCTTCCTCTCCGGTCCGCTCAGTTTCCGCGACGCATGCTTGGGAGGATCCACCATCGGTCGACCCCCACCCAGTCCCCTCGCGCGTCAGGATTCACGTTCCGCAGCCGCTCGTGGACCCCCTCGAGCCGCTCCTGGAAGTACAGGAAGGTAAACGGTTGATCGTGTGCGATCTTGCGCTGGTACTCTACCCAGAGCGCCCTCGCCTCTTCCCGATCCACTACGGTCGGGAGCTTTTCCAGCACGCGATCCGTTTCCGGGTCGCAGTAGCCGACCCACTGGAAAGGATCGTCACGCTTGTCGCAGTGGAACAGGTCTGTGTCGTCGATCCGGAACTCGGTCACCCACCCGATGATCACCGCGTCGAAATCACGCAGGTCGGGGGTCTGGATCTGGTTCAGCAGGGTCCCCCACTCCACGACCCGCGACTCAGCCGCGATACCGACCCGCCGCAGATCCGACTGGACCTTCGCCGCGATGTCGGCTCGGAGCTGGTTGCCCTGATTGGTCTTGATCACGAAGCGGAAGGGTTGCCCGGCTTCGTTCTCGATGATCCCATCCCCGTTGCGATCCTCCCAGCCGGCCTCCGCGAGGAGCTCGCGAGCCGCCTCGGGATCGTACTTCAGGTCACTCCCCGCTTCCGGATCGTACTGCCAGAAGAAAGGCGGTACAGTCGAGTTCGCAAGCTGGCCGTAGCCGTAAACGATTCCGTCGATGATTCCCTGTCGATCGATGGCCATCGTCAGCGCGCGACGAACGCGCACGTCGTCGAACGGCGGACGGCGCTCGTTCCAGCCGATGACCAGGAAGGCGCGATCGGGGAAGGATACCAGGCGCGTATTCGGGTGGCTCTCGATTCGCGCGGCCTGGTCCGCGACGGGTGCGATATAATAGTCGATCGATCCCGTGAACAGCTCGGTCAGCAAGCTGGTGGGTTCGGGGATGAACCGATACACCAATCGGTCGAGGTACGGGCGCCCCCCGAGCTCCTCAGGGAAGTCCTCGTTCGCCTCGAACACCCAGTTCTGCCCCAGCGTGCGCGAAACGAAGCGGAACGGACCATTCCCCACCGGCTCTTGCGTGGAGAACGGGTGATTGCGGAGCTCCGCTGGCGGCACTCCCTCCAGGATATGGCGTGGCACCGGGGCGAAGGAACGCCATGGATCCATGTAGTCCGCATGGGGCTCCATCTCCACCCGAAAAGTGAACGAGTCTACGGCCACCCCTTCCCCGTAATGCGTCCAGAAGGCGGTATTCGGATAGCCTGTCTCCGGGGTGGTCGCCATCGCGTAGCTGAACTCCAGGTCGTACGCAGTCGTCTTCACCCCATCGTGCCAGTAGACGTCGTCGCGTAGATGGAAGGTGATGGCCGAGGTGTCTTCGTTCAGCTCCCAGGAACGGGCGAGGTAGGGGACCGGCTCGAAGTTCTCATCATACCGGATCAGCGGCATGAACAGGACGAACATGCGCAGCTGAGCCGAGTTGTGGTCGGTTGCGGTAAGCGGGTTGATGTCCGGAATGTCGTTGATGGTGGCGACCACGGCAGTCCCCCCATAGCGATCCTCCTCCGCCACGGCTGTTTCCAGCTCTGCGAAGGTATCGCCGCCGCCCCCTGGCCCATCTCCACACGCGGCGAGCGACGACAATACCATCCCTACCGCCATCAGGTGTCGATAGCGCGCCAATCCCGTACTCCTGAAAGGTTTAGTCGAAAGCGAAGTAGACGAAGAGCCCGCCGCGGAGTACCCGTACGTACCGGACCCTGCCAATCAGAGTTCCATCCTTACTGTCGGGAGGCGGGGATCCACCAGCGATCGATGTTCACGATCTTGCTGCGGACATCGGTCTGAATGTTCTGCACGCGTTCTCCCACACCGGCCAGGTCCTCACTCCAGAAGAGGAAGGTGATCGGCTGCAGCTCCTGGAGCCGACCGCTGAACTCGGCCCAGATCGGTGCGGCCTGCGCCGGATCGGTGGTGCGCAGTCCCTGCTCGATGAGAGAGTCGACGCCGGGGTCGCAGAAGCCCGCGCGGTTGGGAGATCCCGGCTGACGCGCCTGGGCACAGGTAAACAGGGGGGTGGGGTCGACCTTGAAGGTATCCAGCGTCCAGTTGGAGATGACCGCTTCGTACTGGCGGTTGCGGTGCTGCTGCAGCAGGGTCTGGAACTCGATGGTGCGGAGATCCACGGCAATGCCGAGCGCCCGCAGACCCTGCTGGATGACGGTCGCGAGGTCCTGGTGCATGCGGTTGGCGGAGTTGACCAGCAGGGTGAAGCGAAAGGCCCTGCCGTCGCGATCGAGCACCTCGTCCCCGTTGCTGTCGCTCCACCCGGCTTCGGCGAGCAGCTGTGCAGCCGCCTGGGGGTCGTAGGGGAGCGGTTCAAGCCCGGGATCCAGCGGGCTCCATGGCGGAATCATCCCGGAGGCCGGGGCGGCCAGCCCATGCATCAGAGCCCGGATGAGCTCCGGCCGGTTGATGGCCATGGTGAGGGCCCTCCGCACCCGAGCATCGGAGAACAGCGGATTCTGGTTGTTCCAGCCGATATAGGTGAACTCACGCGACGGGTAGTGGCGCAGCTCGACCCCCGGCTGGTTTTCGAGCTGGATCGCCTGATCAGGCAACAGGGTGTAGCCGATCATATCGGCCGAGCCGTTGAGCAGCTCGGTGATCATGGTGGTCGGCTCGGGGATCACGCGGAAGACCACCCGGTCCAGATAGGGCCGCCCGCCAAGGCCCGCAGGGAAAGAGTCGTTGGCCTCCAGCACGAGGCGCTGGTTGCGTTCCCAGGAGACGAAACGAAACGGGCCGCTGCCCACGGGGCGTTGGTTGAACGGCGCCTGGCTCATCTGCGCCGGGGCAACGTCCGCCAGCAGGTGCCGCGGGACGGGCGCCCACCAGAAACCGTCCAGCGCCTGGGCATGGGGTGCATCGAAGTCGAAGCGCACCGTGAACGAGTCGATCACGGTGGCGGACCTCACCTGGTTGAGGTAGGCGGATCCTAGCAGCGAGGCGGTCTCCGGGTTCTTCGCCAGGTCGAAGGTGAACTTCACGTCCTCGGCCGTCACGAGCTCGCCATCGTGCCAGCGAACGTCATCCCGGAGGTGAAAGGTCACGCTGCTGTCCGTCAGCTCCCAGGACTCGGCTAGATACGGCTGAGGGGACAGAGACTCGTCGTAGCGGATCAGCGGGGTGAAGAGCATCTGCTTGATCACCTCGTCGGTGAGGATGCTCGTGTTCACCACCGGGTTGAAGGCCTGAAAATCGGTGAGGGTGGCGATGATCGCGGTCCCGCCCGGCTGCGGCTCGCCCGTCACCTCCTCGCGCGGCGCGTCCGCCCCGTTGCAGGCGGCCAACAAGCCGAGCATCAGCGGGCACATCCGAGCAGGGAGGACACTAGAAATCGAGGGCATCGGGACGTGTGTGGGGGCGTCAGTGGAGAGTCGCAGCGGGCTAAGGCCGCTCAGCTTCGCCAGATCCATTCCGGATCGCTGTGCTTTGCGACCAGCTCGCGGACTCGTGCCAGCTCCTTAGAGGACAGCTCCGAGGGCTGCAGATCGGCCCCCAGGACCTCCGTCCACCCGGCCAGGAGCGCGGCCGTCAGCGTCGTCCAATCGGGGAGCTCTGCCAGGTGCTCGGCCAGGGTTGCCGGAGGGAGTCCTGCCGGCTGGCCATTACGGGTGACGCTCGCCAGCAGTTGCTGGTCGTCCGCCAGCAGAAGGGAGCCGTGCTGGAGGAGCACCCCCGCACGGCGCCACTGCGCGCTCCCGACGAGCTTGCGATCCGCCACCACCACCTCCCCCTCTGCCGGCTCCTCGAAGCAGGGGTTAGTGGAGGGGACCGCCGCCCGCGCCACCGCTGAGGCGTGTATCCGCGCATCCAGGCCCAACCGCCGCAGTCCCGCGGCCAGCGCGCGGTTGATCGAGCGATAGCTCTCCCGCGGGCCGCCGAGGCTGTGATCGCGCACCACCACTGCGTAGGTGAGCTCGCGCGCGTGCACGACCGCCCGCCCACCCGTAGGCCGCCGCACCACGTCCAGCCCCAGCGCGGCTATCCGCTCCCGATCGTACCATCCCACCGCCGGCTGATTCCGCCCGAATGAGAGGCAGCGCGGCTCCCACCGATAGAACCGCAGTACCGGCGTCCCCCCCTCGCGCACCGACTCCATCAGCGCCTCGTCCACGGCCATATTATACGACCCGGGCGCGGGGGGCGTGTCGAGGAAGCGAAGCTTCAATTCTTGATGTAATTTTGAATTTTGGAGGTTGAATTACGAATTACGAATTACGAATTACGAATTACTTGCCCGGCACAGTCATCCTGACCGAAGGGAAGATACCTCGGAAACCCATGCCCTGCGGGATTCCTCGCTTCGCTGGGGAAGGGGCTTTGGCTCCCGCGATGACCGCAAGCTCGTAATTCGTAATTCGTAATTTGTAATTCAAACTTCGTAACTGTCCCCCGGCTTCAAGACGACGACCTCCGCCCTCTCGCCCACCAACCTGCGGAACTCTTCCGGGTCCTGCGCGATCAGGTCCCAGGTATTGTAGTGCACGGGAATGACCACGCGCGGCTGGATGAATTCGACGGCCCGGGCCGCGTCGGCGGGGTCCATGGTGTAGTTGTCGCCGATCGGGAGCAGAGCCACGTCGACGGAGCCGGAGAGCAGCTCCATATCCTTGATGAGGGCGGTGTCTCCCGAGTAATAGACCCGTTTCCCGCTGTTCAGCTCGAGCAGGAAGCCGCAGCAGTCGGTGGTGAAGGCGCCGGTATCGTCCCCCGCGATGCTACCGGTATGCAGTGCCGGCGTCAGCTTCACCCGCCCGAAGGGGAACCGATGGCCTCCGCCGATGTTCATCCCGTGGACCTTCTCCACGCCCTGATTCGAGCAGAAGGTCACCAGCTCGAAAGTGGAGACGACCGTGGCGCCGGTGCGCTTCGCCAGCGGGATGCAGTCGATGAAGTGGTCGAAGTGTCCGTGGGAGACGAGGATGTAGTCGAGCCGATCGATGTCGTCCGGCCGGATGTCGGCCGCTGGATTGTCCGTCAGGAACGGATCGAAGAGAATGCGCGTCCCCTCGTCCGTCTCCAGCGAGATGCACGCGTGTCCGTGCCAGGTGAGGGTGGCCATCTTCGGAATACGCTGAAGGTTAAAAGGATCGGGACGTTAGAAGGGAAGCTAGAATTCAGAAGCTGGAAGCTAGAAGGAATCTCGATACTGCACCAGCGAATTCTGGCTTCCAGCTTCTCGCTTCTAGCTTCTCTAACTGATCTGCTTCTCATACGCCTCCGCGTCCAGCAGCCCGGCGAGCTCGGACTCGTCTTCCACGCGCAGGCGAATCATCCAGCCGTTGCCGTAGGGATCGGTGTTCACCAGGGCGGGGTCGGCGTCCAGCGCCTCGTTCACTTCGATCACCTCCCCGGAGACGGGGCAGAAGAGCTCCGACACCGCCTTCACAGCTTCGATCGTCCCGAACACCTCCATCCGCCCGAAGCGGGCCCCCACCTTGGGGAGCTCGACGAAGACCACGTCCCCCAGCTGGTCCTGCGCATAGTCGGTGATGCCGACCGCCACCACCCCCTCCTCCTCCGTCCGGCGCACGTACTCGTGCTCGGGCGTATACAGCAGCTCCTGCGGGACCTTCGACATGGGGCCTCCACCTTGTAGTGCAGAACACGCATCCGTCCATTCCCGCTTCGAACGGCGGCGGGAGAGCAGAGAATAGACGGGTGCGGATGGAGGGTCAAGCGGCCGGCGGGCATGCCGCCGGCCGCCTCAGGAGGGATCCGTCACCTTACCGATGAAGAGAATCGTCCCGGAAAACCGTTCGCGGATCGCGAACCCGAACGGGCGGTCGACTCGGATAGGGGCAGGAGCCGATCCGATCTTTACCCCCACGCTCGTTGCGGCCGCCGCCTCCGTCCCCTGTTCATTCACATCCACGAAGCTCTTCTGCAGAACCTCGTCGATGTAGAGCAACCGCCCGTGGGTGGCCGACATTCCGCTGAAATCAGCCGCGCGGAAGACGAACGCCAGCTCCATCCCCAGACCCTTCAGGGCATCGTTCAGCTTTTGTTCGTACGCGATGCGGAAGCGCGGTAGATGAACCTCGACCTCTTGTTCGGTGAGATTCATCACGGCAGCTTCCCACTGGCCGACGTCGAGCGAAGCGACCAGCTCGTCGATCCCGCCCGGCTCGTGCGGCAGCAGGATCGTCATACTGAAGGCTCCTCGACCGTATGGCAGATCGATCACCCGATAGTCATCCGTCACTCGGTGCCCGATCTCCACCATGCCCTGCATCGTAGGCACCTGGACGACCGACCCGTCTTCCCCGTGGAAGGGCTCGAGCCGTGTCCGGGAAGCATCGAACCGCTGCGTCCACGACCCCTTGAAGTACAGGGCGTTGATCAGGAACATCACGTACTCGTCGACGGTGTCGAGGAACGGCTGATCGAAGGGGAAGGTCTCCCTGTACCAGACCGAGTTGCCGATACGGAATTACACCGACTGATCCAGCTCGAGGAGCAGGCCGATCAGGTCGCGATACGATTCGTTGATGGCCTGCAGTTCCAGCTCGCCAAAGCCGAGGACGCGTCGCATTTTCGCGAGCGTCTCACCGCGGGCGCCGTTCATCGTCATTCCCAAAGCCAGGGATGCGCTGAACGGGGACAGGAAGAGGTTCCGGTCGCCGAACTCGCGGTCGCTCGCGCGGAAGAGGTCGAAGGTGAAGTCGTTCCCGTGGGCGATGACCTGCTGCTCGGCCACAGTCAGCTCGCGGGGCAGAGACGCCAACGGTTGCGGGGCCGAAGGAGTCTCGGCGCACGCGGCACCCAGCAGCAAGCCTGGCAGCGCAAGCTGGTAGGCCCATCGACCGCATGCGAAAGGCTTCCATCGGTTGGCATGGGATTGCCTCCGGGGTAGGCGCCAACTTCGTTGGTGGTGGGTGTTTACTTCGAAGAACGCCTTTACCCTCCGGAAGTTGACCTGGCAGGATGGCGACCGCGGCCGACCAGCGATAGATTCTGCGCTCCCAAATCGCCGCCCCGCGCAGAGATACCCGACGTGGAAGACAGCCTCGCAAGCACGCACGACGATTTCACTTCGCGTCATATCGGCCCTCGTCCACACGACATCGACGAGATGCTCGAGACGCTTGGATTCGACTCGCTCGAGTCACTGGTGGACGCTGCGGTGCCGGCGGAGATCCGGCTGGGCCGGCCGCTCGACCTCCCCCCGGGAGTGAGCGAGCACGAGGTCCTCGAGGAGCT of Longimicrobiaceae bacterium contains these proteins:
- a CDS encoding serpin family protein, with the protein product MASLPRELTVAEQQVIAHGNDFTFDLFRASDREFGDRNLFLSPFSASLALGMTMNGARGETLAKMRRVLGFGELELQAINESYRDLIGLLLELDQSV
- a CDS encoding ABC transporter substrate-binding protein, encoding MLGLLAACNGADAPREEVTGEPQPGGTAIIATLTDFQAFNPVVNTSILTDEVIKQMLFTPLIRYDESLSPQPYLAESWELTDSSVTFHLRDDVRWHDGELVTAEDVKFTFDLAKNPETASLLGSAYLNQVRSATVIDSFTVRFDFDAPHAQALDGFWWAPVPRHLLADVAPAQMSQAPFNQRPVGSGPFRFVSWERNQRLVLEANDSFPAGLGGRPYLDRVVFRVIPEPTTMITELLNGSADMIGYTLLPDQAIQLENQPGVELRHYPSREFTYIGWNNQNPLFSDARVRRALTMAINRPELIRALMHGLAAPASGMIPPWSPLDPGLEPLPYDPQAAAQLLAEAGWSDSNGDEVLDRDGRAFRFTLLVNSANRMHQDLATVIQQGLRALGIAVDLRTIEFQTLLQQHRNRQYEAVISNWTLDTFKVDPTPLFTCAQARQPGSPNRAGFCDPGVDSLIEQGLRTTDPAQAAPIWAEFSGRLQELQPITFLFWSEDLAGVGERVQNIQTDVRSKIVNIDRWWIPASRQ
- a CDS encoding serpin family protein, with amino-acid sequence MFLINALYFKGSWTQRFDASRTRLEPFHGEDGSVVQVPTMQGMVEIGHRVTDDYRVIDLPYGRGAFSMTILLPHEPGGIDELVASLDVGQWEAAVMNLTEQEVEVHLPRFRIAYEQKLNDALKGLGMELAFVFRAADFSGMSATHGRLLYIDEVLQKSFVDVNEQGTEAAAATSVGVKIGSAPAPIRVDRPFGFAIRERFSGTILFIGKVTDPS
- a CDS encoding biotin/lipoate A/B protein ligase family protein; translation: MKLRFLDTPPAPGSYNMAVDEALMESVREGGTPVLRFYRWEPRCLSFGRNQPAVGWYDRERIAALGLDVVRRPTGGRAVVHARELTYAVVVRDHSLGGPRESYRSINRALAAGLRRLGLDARIHASAVARAAVPSTNPCFEEPAEGEVVVADRKLVGSAQWRRAGVLLQHGSLLLADDQQLLASVTRNGQPAGLPPATLAEHLAELPDWTTLTAALLAGWTEVLGADLQPSELSSKELARVRELVAKHSDPEWIWRS
- a CDS encoding ABC transporter substrate-binding protein, with product MPRTARGLLAATVLLIWAGCGRDAASGGSGGDGDPVSGGTVVIAQNSDMAQPLATLSQGGLDATLQDVLYMGLLRGEWADGRVRYVTADESPMALARSYEYVAPDSTGIRFHMRSDVRWSDGTPITAHDVVFTYHMLRDPMVASPRQDYTEHIEEVVAEDDSTVLFRFRRRYPEMLFHSTHGIVPRHVYESVPPSELATHPSVRNPENGGLVVSGPYQIASWSRGQQVVLSRNPHFQPAGYLDQIVFRVIPDATTRIVELQTGTIDWVNGVGFEHVPMLRQQAPQIRFEMEEKRFYDYIAYNPNSFEAFADPEIRRALGMAINVEGILEALQMTEFAVRASGPYPPIFADLYDPQMTPLLPYDPDQAREILSRKGWVDNNGDGIVEKDGKPFRFTLVTNSGNQRRADVSQIVQQQWRQIGVDAQLRSLEFNTFMDALVREDYEAALGGWGVPLSADLTGMWSPESPFNIVSYANPEAQRLFELALAQPTEEAAIPYWKQAAAKLVEDQPYTWLFYMDQVNGINERVRGVKVNTFGPYQNAWEWWIPEDQQRGGFAPATTDTTE
- the gcvH gene encoding glycine cleavage system protein GcvH; translated protein: MSKVPQELLYTPEHEYVRRTEEEGVVAVGITDYAQDQLGDVVFVELPKVGARFGRMEVFGTIEAVKAVSELFCPVSGEVIEVNEALDADPALVNTDPYGNGWMIRLRVEDESELAGLLDAEAYEKQIS
- a CDS encoding metal-dependent hydrolase, which translates into the protein MATLTWHGHACISLETDEGTRILFDPFLTDNPAADIRPDDIDRLDYILVSHGHFDHFIDCIPLAKRTGATVVSTFELVTFCSNQGVEKVHGMNIGGGHRFPFGRVKLTPALHTGSIAGDDTGAFTTDCCGFLLELNSGKRVYYSGDTALIKDMELLSGSVDVALLPIGDNYTMDPADAARAVEFIQPRVVIPVHYNTWDLIAQDPEEFRRLVGERAEVVVLKPGDSYEV
- a CDS encoding ABC transporter substrate-binding protein, with product MARYRHLMAVGMVLSSLAACGDGPGGGGDTFAELETAVAEEDRYGGTAVVATINDIPDINPLTATDHNSAQLRMFVLFMPLIRYDENFEPVPYLARSWELNEDTSAITFHLRDDVYWHDGVKTTAYDLEFSYAMATTPETGYPNTAFWTHYGEGVAVDSFTFRVEMEPHADYMDPWRSFAPVPRHILEGVPPAELRNHPFSTQEPVGNGPFRFVSRTLGQNWVFEANEDFPEELGGRPYLDRLVYRFIPEPTSLLTELFTGSIDYYIAPVADQAARIESHPNTRLVSFPDRAFLVIGWNERRPPFDDVRVRRALTMAIDRQGIIDGIVYGYGQLANSTVPPFFWQYDPEAGSDLKYDPEAARELLAEAGWEDRNGDGIIENEAGQPFRFVIKTNQGNQLRADIAAKVQSDLRRVGIAAESRVVEWGTLLNQIQTPDLRDFDAVIIGWVTEFRIDDTDLFHCDKRDDPFQWVGYCDPETDRVLEKLPTVVDREEARALWVEYQRKIAHDQPFTFLYFQERLEGVHERLRNVNPDARGDWVGVDRWWILPSMRRGN